In Ignavibacteriota bacterium, the genomic window GAAGGAGGAATAGACGCCCGCGTAGCCGAGCGAGAGGCTGCGTCCGTCGATGCGCACCGAGCGTCCGGCGCGCTCGAGCATGGGGCGGACGAGTTGGTCGGCGGCGTCCATCAAGGCGTAGAGTCTGCATCCGGTCTCGAAGCCCTCGCGTTCGGCCACGGCGGCGAACACCTCGAGCGGCGCGTTGCCCGCGCCCGCGCCGAGTCCCGCCAGCGAACCATCGATGCGGGTCGCGCCGTGCCGGGCGGCGATGATGGAGTTGGCGACCCCGAGGCCGAGATTGTGATGCGCGTGATACCCGACCTGGCACGACAGGCGCTGCCGCAGCGCATCGACACGATCGGCCGCGTCGCCCATGAGCAGGGCGCCGGCCGAATCGACCACGTACACACAGTGTGCGCCGTAGGATTCCATCAGCGCGGCTTGCTCGGCGAGTGCCGCGGGGGGAATCATGTGCGACATCATGAGGAAACCGACGGTGTCGAGTCCGCGCCTCACCGCGTACCGTATATGCTGCTCGGCGATGTCGGCCTCGGTGCAGTGCGTCGCGATGCGCACGGTGCCGATGCCCCAGTCCGCCGCGCGCTCGAGATCGTCGATGGTGCCGATGCCGGGGAGGAGCAGGGCGGCGAGCTTCGCGTGTTGCAGGACGCCCGCGACCGACACGATGTATTCTTCCTCGGTGTGTTTCGAAAAGCCGTAGGTGAGGGCGTTGCCACCCAGCCCGTCGCCGTGCGACACCTCGATGATGTCGACACCCGCGTCGTCGAGCGCGCGCGCGATGGCGAGCATGTCGTCGAGTTCGAAGCGGTGCGACAGTGCATGCATGCCGTCGCGCAGCGTCACGTCGCTGATGATGAGCCGCTGTGTGGTCATGGCTGCGCTCCCTCCGCGCCGCGTCCCGCGCCGGCGAACAACTCGCCCGTGCGCAGCGCGGCCGCGGTCATGATGTCGAGATTGCCCGCGTAGGCGGGCAGGTAATGCGCCGCGCCTTCCACCTCGAGCAGCACGCTCACCTTGAGGCCGCGCAGCGTCTCGCCGCCGGGCAACACGACGGGCGCCTGTTCAAGATCCTCGAAGAGGGGAGGCGCCACAAACCTGTAGCCCGGCACATAGGCGCGCAGGGCCGCCTCCATGTCGGCGAGCGAGGAGCGGATGGCGGACTCGTCGCCATCGGGCACAACGGCGTACACGGTGTTGCGCATGATGCGCGGTGGTTCGGCCGGATTCAGGATGATGATGGCCTTGCCGCGCGCGGCGCCGCCCACGCTTTCGAGCGCGCGCGCCGTGGTCTGCGTGAACTCGTCGATGTTCTGGCGTGTGCCCGGACCCGCGCTTTTGCTCGCGATCGAGGAGATCATCTCGGCATAGGTCACGGGCGCGGTGCGCGAGATGGCGTACACGATGGGAATCGTCGCCTGCCCGCCGCAGGTGATCAGGTTTACGTTTTGTGCGTCGAGATGCGCGCCGAGATTCACGGCGGGCACGATGGGCGGACCGACCGCGGCGGGAGTCAGATCGATGGCGGTCTTGCCATGCGCGGCCAGTATGCGCGCGTGCGCGTGATGCGCGGCCGCCGAGGTTGCGTCGAACACGATATCGATGGAATCGAACAACGCGGCGTCGGCGAGCAGGCCCTCGAGTCCACCATGCGTCGTCGCGACACCGAGACGTTCCGCGCGCGCGAGACCTTCGGACGCGGGATCGATGCCCGCGAGCGCCCGCAGCGACAGCGACCCGCGGCTGCGCAGCACCTTGATCATCAGATCGGTGCCGA contains:
- the dmpG gene encoding 4-hydroxy-2-oxovalerate aldolase; the protein is MTTQRLIISDVTLRDGMHALSHRFELDDMLAIARALDDAGVDIIEVSHGDGLGGNALTYGFSKHTEEEYIVSVAGVLQHAKLAALLLPGIGTIDDLERAADWGIGTVRIATHCTEADIAEQHIRYAVRRGLDTVGFLMMSHMIPPAALAEQAALMESYGAHCVYVVDSAGALLMGDAADRVDALRQRLSCQVGYHAHHNLGLGVANSIIAARHGATRIDGSLAGLGAGAGNAPLEVFAAVAEREGFETGCRLYALMDAADQLVRPMLERAGRSVRIDGRSLSLGYAGVYSSFLLHAQRAAERFGLDARDILVELGRRRMVGGQEDMILDVAVELSRNKDAS
- a CDS encoding acetaldehyde dehydrogenase (acetylating), whose amino-acid sequence is MSTASVGCAILGSGNIGTDLMIKVLRSRGSLSLRALAGIDPASEGLARAERLGVATTHGGLEGLLADAALFDSIDIVFDATSAAAHHAHARILAAHGKTAIDLTPAAVGPPIVPAVNLGAHLDAQNVNLITCGGQATIPIVYAISRTAPVTYAEMISSIASKSAGPGTRQNIDEFTQTTARALESVGGAARGKAIIILNPAEPPRIMRNTVYAVVPDGDESAIRSSLADMEAALRAYVPGYRFVAPPLFEDLEQAPVVLPGGETLRGLKVSVLLEVEGAAHYLPAYAGNLDIMTAAALRTGELFAGAGRGAEGAQP